A region from the Sutcliffiella horikoshii genome encodes:
- the serC gene encoding 3-phosphoserine/phosphohydroxythreonine transaminase, with the protein MKRIYNFNAGPAALPKQVLQRAQEELLDFQDTGMSVMELSHRSKEYEKVHQKAATLLQELLQIPDEYDILFMQGGASLQFSAIPLNFLPSGKTANYSLSGSWSEKALKEAQKIGSTHIASTSKESGYSQIPSQLSLSSDAAYLHITSNNTIFGTQWWEFPSTPSYIPLIADMSSDILSRSINIEDFSLIYAGAQKNLGPSGVTVVIIKKELLEQCPSTIPTMLNYQTHAKNRSLYNTPPTFSIYMLALVLEWVAEQGGVEAIERINREKAELLYETIDRSEGFYIGHAEKDARSHMNVTFNLPSDELTSIFLTQAKEKGFVGLGGHRMVGGCRASIYNAVPLESCQALAEFMKSFQAKYR; encoded by the coding sequence ATGAAGCGTATATATAATTTTAATGCAGGGCCGGCAGCACTTCCTAAACAAGTGCTACAACGTGCACAAGAGGAATTATTGGATTTCCAAGATACTGGTATGTCTGTCATGGAGTTAAGTCATCGGAGCAAAGAATACGAAAAGGTCCATCAGAAAGCAGCTACACTTTTACAAGAGCTTTTGCAGATCCCAGATGAATATGACATTCTCTTCATGCAAGGTGGTGCAAGCCTGCAATTCTCAGCCATCCCTTTGAACTTTCTCCCCTCAGGTAAGACAGCTAATTATAGCTTGTCCGGCTCATGGTCCGAAAAAGCATTAAAGGAAGCACAAAAAATTGGCTCGACCCATATTGCTTCAACAAGCAAGGAATCAGGTTACTCTCAGATTCCTTCTCAATTGTCACTCTCATCAGACGCAGCTTATTTGCATATTACGAGCAACAACACCATTTTTGGAACGCAATGGTGGGAATTCCCATCCACTCCTTCGTACATACCATTAATTGCAGATATGTCGAGTGATATCTTAAGCAGATCAATAAATATAGAAGACTTCTCCCTTATCTATGCAGGCGCCCAGAAAAACCTTGGTCCTTCTGGTGTAACCGTCGTGATTATTAAAAAGGAACTGCTGGAACAATGTCCTAGTACTATCCCGACGATGCTGAATTACCAAACACATGCTAAAAACAGATCCCTATACAATACCCCACCTACCTTTTCGATTTATATGCTTGCTCTTGTATTAGAGTGGGTAGCAGAACAAGGGGGCGTTGAAGCTATAGAAAGGATAAACCGGGAGAAAGCAGAACTCCTGTATGAAACCATTGATCGAAGTGAAGGGTTTTATATTGGTCATGCCGAAAAAGATGCCAGGTCGCACATGAATGTCACATTCAATCTTCCTTCTGACGAGCTTACATCTATTTTTCTAACTCAGGCGAAAGAGAAAGGTTTTGTCGGCCTTGGAGGTCACAGAATGGTTGGAGGCTGCAGAGCTTCTATTTATAATGCCGTACCTTTGGAATCCTGTCAGGCATTAGCGGAATTCATGAAAAGCTTCCAAGCCAAATATAGGTAA
- a CDS encoding sporulation YhaL family protein: MPWWMLLIVIGIVFSAYMTLRSAKEEKEVEEAIIEKEGQVYMDRIQEEREKKQVVNV, translated from the coding sequence ATGCCATGGTGGATGCTGTTAATCGTTATCGGAATTGTTTTCAGTGCATATATGACGTTAAGGTCTGCAAAGGAAGAAAAAGAGGTAGAAGAAGCAATCATTGAAAAAGAAGGACAAGTTTATATGGATAGGATTCAAGAGGAAAGAGAGAAGAAACAGGTTGTAAACGTATAG
- a CDS encoding YjcZ family sporulation protein, whose product MGNAYAGGFALIVVLFILLVIVGAAWLY is encoded by the coding sequence ATGGGTAATGCGTATGCAGGTGGCTTCGCGTTAATCGTAGTATTGTTTATCTTGTTGGTAATCGTAGGTGCAGCTTGGTTGTACTAA
- a CDS encoding HTH-type transcriptional regulator Hpr → MNTQNGQYSLKEAMLFSQRVAQLSKALWKTIEKDWQQWIKPYDLNINEHHILWIAYHLKGASISEIAKFGVMHVSTAFNFSKKLEERELLRFSKKENDKRNTYIELTEKGEQILLELMETYDPSKNSVFNGALPMHDLYGKFPELLDIMCVIRNVYGEDFMQIFERSFNNIEEDFVEVDGKLSKKDEVLEEKNESVTSS, encoded by the coding sequence GTGAATACACAGAATGGACAGTATTCATTAAAAGAAGCTATGCTCTTCAGCCAACGTGTTGCCCAGCTGAGTAAAGCACTTTGGAAGACCATCGAGAAAGATTGGCAACAATGGATAAAACCATATGACCTAAATATCAACGAGCACCATATTCTATGGATTGCTTATCATTTAAAAGGTGCCAGTATTTCAGAGATTGCCAAGTTTGGAGTTATGCATGTATCCACTGCGTTCAACTTTTCTAAGAAATTGGAAGAAAGAGAACTTCTTCGTTTTTCTAAAAAGGAAAATGATAAGCGAAACACGTATATTGAACTAACAGAAAAAGGCGAACAGATTCTTTTAGAATTGATGGAAACCTATGATCCTAGTAAAAACTCCGTATTTAACGGGGCTTTGCCGATGCATGACTTATATGGAAAGTTCCCCGAGCTGTTGGACATCATGTGCGTGATACGTAATGTTTACGGGGAAGATTTTATGCAAATATTTGAGCGTTCCTTTAATAATATTGAAGAGGATTTTGTTGAGGTAGACGGGAAGCTTTCCAAAAAGGATGAAGTGCTTGAAGAAAAAAATGAAAGCGTTACTTCTTCTTGA
- a CDS encoding M20 family metallopeptidase, translating to MLDKLNELLESRYDEMVEIRRYLHQFPELSFKEFHTAAYIAEFYENLGIAHQTNVGGNGIVAKIAGAKPGKTVALRADFDALPIQDEKEVAYKSKVPGVMHACGHDGHTATLLVLAKCLNELKEDLEGNVVLIHQHAEEYAPGGAVAMINDGCLEGVDVIFGTHLWAGTEVGKIQYRVGPVMAAADRFSIKVQGSGGHGAQPHKTKDAVVTASQLVLNLQQIVSRRVNPVDPAVISVGTFVAENAFNIIADSAYLEGTVRTFNDDVRDMIEAEIDVVASSTCALNGSTYEYNFHRGYPAVVNHKDETEYLVNVASGVKEVETLEETPPHMGGEDYSYYLRHVKGTFFFTGAKPEGLEVAYPHHHPKFDINEKSLLIAAKTLGAATVLYHQHEKEKLVPTHQ from the coding sequence TTGTTAGATAAGCTGAATGAACTTCTAGAAAGTCGTTACGATGAAATGGTTGAGATTAGACGCTATTTGCACCAATTCCCTGAATTATCTTTTAAAGAATTCCATACGGCCGCTTACATAGCCGAATTTTATGAAAATCTAGGAATCGCTCACCAAACAAACGTTGGCGGAAATGGCATTGTTGCCAAAATTGCCGGAGCGAAACCAGGAAAAACAGTTGCCCTGCGTGCCGATTTCGACGCACTTCCAATTCAGGATGAAAAAGAAGTGGCATATAAATCAAAAGTTCCGGGAGTTATGCATGCTTGTGGACATGACGGTCACACCGCAACATTACTAGTACTCGCAAAATGTTTAAACGAACTAAAAGAGGACCTTGAAGGAAATGTTGTCCTGATTCATCAACATGCAGAGGAATATGCACCAGGTGGAGCAGTCGCCATGATCAACGACGGTTGCTTAGAAGGAGTCGATGTCATATTCGGCACCCACTTATGGGCTGGTACGGAAGTTGGTAAAATTCAATACCGGGTAGGCCCTGTGATGGCTGCAGCCGACCGCTTCTCGATCAAAGTCCAAGGATCCGGCGGCCACGGTGCACAACCGCACAAAACAAAAGATGCCGTGGTCACCGCTTCTCAATTGGTCCTCAATCTTCAACAGATAGTAAGCAGACGTGTAAACCCTGTTGACCCTGCAGTGATCTCGGTCGGAACGTTTGTTGCAGAAAATGCTTTCAATATCATTGCCGATTCCGCTTATTTAGAAGGAACTGTGCGAACATTCAATGATGATGTACGCGATATGATTGAAGCCGAAATAGACGTTGTCGCATCTTCTACATGTGCACTGAACGGATCTACCTACGAATATAATTTCCACAGAGGGTACCCTGCCGTTGTCAACCATAAAGACGAGACAGAATATCTTGTTAACGTCGCTTCTGGTGTAAAAGAGGTGGAAACGTTGGAAGAAACACCACCACATATGGGCGGAGAAGACTATTCGTATTATCTAAGACATGTGAAGGGGACTTTCTTCTTTACAGGCGCAAAACCAGAAGGCTTGGAAGTGGCATATCCTCACCACCATCCTAAATTTGATATTAACGAAAAGTCACTACTCATTGCCGCTAAAACACTCGGTGCTGCCACTGTACTGTATCATCAACATGAGAAAGAAAAGCTCGTCCCTACTCATCAATAA
- a CDS encoding peptidylprolyl isomerase, whose amino-acid sequence MKKWMIALGATASILALSACNNDKADNSEVIAETSAGNITQDELYEAMKDRFGEEVLRELVYEKVLSEKYEVTDEEVQERLDELKQQLGPQFDSAMAQSGFKNEEQLSQTLRISMLQEKAAMESVEVTDEEIQEYYDEMKPEIRASHILVADEETADEVKKKLDEGADFAELATEYSTDPGSAQNGGDLDWFGAGAMLPEFEEAAYSLEVNEISEPVESMYGFHIIKVTDKKDKEPFEDMKAELKEEVRLSKVNEEAAVDTAVQKELDNANIKVKDSNLKNTFEKETEDETEEQS is encoded by the coding sequence ATGAAAAAATGGATGATTGCCTTAGGTGCAACCGCTTCAATTCTTGCACTGTCTGCCTGTAACAATGACAAAGCCGATAATTCTGAGGTGATTGCTGAAACCTCTGCTGGTAACATTACACAGGACGAGCTATATGAAGCCATGAAGGACCGTTTTGGCGAAGAGGTTCTTCGGGAGTTGGTATATGAAAAAGTCTTAAGTGAAAAATACGAGGTTACAGATGAAGAAGTACAAGAACGATTAGACGAATTGAAACAACAACTTGGACCTCAATTTGATTCTGCAATGGCTCAGAGCGGTTTCAAAAATGAAGAACAGCTAAGCCAAACTTTGCGCATCTCCATGCTGCAAGAAAAAGCAGCAATGGAAAGTGTGGAAGTTACAGACGAGGAAATTCAGGAATATTATGATGAGATGAAACCTGAGATACGTGCAAGCCACATTCTTGTAGCAGACGAAGAAACAGCGGATGAAGTGAAGAAGAAGCTTGATGAGGGTGCTGATTTTGCGGAACTTGCAACAGAATATTCAACAGACCCAGGTTCAGCCCAAAATGGCGGAGATCTTGACTGGTTCGGAGCTGGTGCCATGCTGCCAGAATTCGAAGAGGCAGCTTACAGCCTGGAAGTAAACGAGATCAGCGAGCCTGTAGAAAGCATGTACGGCTTCCATATTATCAAAGTAACAGATAAGAAGGATAAAGAACCTTTTGAAGACATGAAAGCGGAATTAAAAGAAGAAGTTCGCTTATCCAAGGTGAACGAGGAAGCCGCCGTTGACACAGCTGTACAAAAAGAGTTGGACAACGCCAATATAAAAGTGAAGGATTCCAACCTCAAAAATACATTTGAAAAAGAAACAGAAGATGAAACTGAAGAACAAAGCTAA
- a CDS encoding tryptophan transporter — MNTKTLVSLALLVGIGAVLHTVVPGVILGMKPDLALTMMFLGIMLFPEKKNVLLLGVVTGLISAMTTTFPAGQIPNIIDKPITAFLFFFLLLALKKLDKPLVKAGILTVIGTLISGAIFLTSALTLVGLPGGESFAFFFATAVLPAVVLNAIVMIIIYPIVTSIAKRSNLIPAT, encoded by the coding sequence ATGAATACAAAGACTTTAGTATCACTAGCTTTATTAGTAGGAATAGGTGCTGTTCTGCACACTGTTGTACCGGGGGTAATTCTCGGTATGAAGCCAGACTTAGCTTTAACGATGATGTTTTTAGGTATCATGCTGTTTCCAGAAAAGAAAAATGTATTACTATTAGGTGTCGTAACAGGATTAATCTCCGCCATGACAACCACTTTTCCAGCCGGTCAGATTCCGAACATCATTGATAAGCCGATTACAGCATTTTTGTTCTTCTTCCTGCTTCTTGCATTGAAGAAACTGGACAAACCACTTGTTAAAGCAGGAATCTTAACCGTTATCGGCACCCTTATTTCAGGAGCGATTTTCCTTACAAGCGCCCTGACACTTGTAGGATTGCCAGGCGGAGAATCCTTTGCATTCTTTTTCGCAACCGCCGTTCTACCGGCTGTCGTATTGAATGCAATAGTAATGATTATTATCTATCCGATTGTAACGAGCATTGCCAAACGCTCAAATCTAATACCTGCAACATAA
- a CDS encoding HIT family protein — MSDCIFCKIIDGDIPAAKVYEDEHVLAFLDISQVTKGHTLVIPKVHKENIYELTPEIAENLFKVVPKIANSIKEQFEPIGLNLLNNNGEAAGQSVFHYHLHILPRYGKGDGFGAVWKSNQSDYTTQDLQEIATKINHGIK; from the coding sequence ATGAGTGATTGCATTTTCTGCAAAATTATTGATGGGGACATCCCTGCTGCCAAGGTTTACGAAGACGAACATGTTCTGGCTTTTCTTGACATCAGCCAGGTGACAAAAGGACATACATTAGTTATTCCGAAAGTACATAAAGAAAACATTTACGAGCTTACACCTGAGATCGCGGAGAATCTCTTTAAAGTGGTTCCTAAAATCGCTAACTCCATAAAAGAGCAATTTGAACCGATTGGGCTTAACCTTTTAAATAATAATGGAGAAGCTGCCGGTCAATCGGTTTTTCATTATCACCTTCACATCCTCCCTCGCTACGGCAAAGGTGACGGGTTTGGTGCAGTATGGAAATCGAACCAGAGCGATTACACAACACAAGATCTGCAAGAAATCGCAACTAAAATTAATCACGGTATCAAGTAA
- the yhaM gene encoding 3'-5' exoribonuclease YhaM, producing MKKGILHFEVGEQVDVHLLIKTATKGIASNGKPFLTLIFQDKSGEIEAKLWDASTDDEELYTPQSIVRVLGDIHHYRGRNQLKIRKIKPKEDHENVNVSDLIETAPLSQEQMMDKITQAIFEMKNPNIQRITRHLLKKHQNEFLQYPAATKNHHEFVSGLAYHVVCMLDLAKAIANLYPSLDKDLLYAGVILHDLGKVTELSGPVSTSYTIEGNLIGHISIMVNEIGKAAEELGIEGEEIMVLQHLVLSHHGKLEWGSPKLPLIKEAEILHYIDNIDAKMNMLDRALERVKPGEYTERIFAMDNRNFYKPTFHN from the coding sequence ATGAAAAAAGGTATCCTCCACTTTGAAGTGGGAGAACAAGTAGACGTTCACTTATTAATCAAAACAGCAACAAAAGGAATAGCCAGCAACGGTAAACCTTTCCTGACTTTAATATTTCAAGACAAAAGCGGTGAAATAGAAGCAAAACTGTGGGACGCTTCTACAGACGATGAAGAGCTCTACACACCACAAAGCATTGTAAGAGTACTAGGAGACATCCACCATTATCGTGGCCGTAATCAATTGAAAATCCGCAAAATAAAGCCAAAGGAAGACCATGAGAACGTCAATGTCTCTGATCTGATTGAAACGGCGCCATTAAGCCAAGAACAGATGATGGATAAAATAACACAGGCTATCTTTGAAATGAAGAATCCCAATATACAGAGAATCACAAGACACCTGCTGAAAAAGCATCAAAATGAATTTTTACAATATCCAGCAGCAACAAAGAATCACCACGAATTTGTATCTGGTTTGGCCTATCATGTCGTCTGCATGCTAGACCTTGCTAAAGCCATTGCCAACTTATATCCTTCACTGGATAAAGACCTTCTCTATGCAGGAGTCATCCTTCATGACTTAGGTAAGGTAACTGAACTGTCCGGACCTGTATCTACTAGTTATACGATTGAAGGAAACTTAATTGGCCATATTTCCATTATGGTAAATGAAATTGGAAAAGCGGCAGAGGAGCTTGGTATTGAAGGGGAAGAAATCATGGTTCTTCAACACTTGGTTCTAAGTCATCATGGTAAACTGGAATGGGGCAGCCCGAAACTGCCACTTATCAAGGAAGCGGAAATTCTCCATTATATTGATAATATCGATGCGAAAATGAATATGCTAGACCGTGCACTAGAACGTGTTAAACCTGGAGAGTACACGGAAAGAATATTTGCGATGGACAACAGAAACTTCTATAAACCTACTTTTCATAATTAA
- a CDS encoding ABC transporter permease, whose protein sequence is MFNVDQLWQARFSQYLKDTRRYLRYMFNDHLVIVMIFLLSGLALAYQNWLEVVPPDFPYALLMGIILALLMTRGSIHTFLKDPDLVFLLPLEEKLKPYIKKSFLYSIVLESYFLLLVFGVSVPLFFTLTDATLQTLISVLLLLLGMKSWNLWMTWLINFYTDKKVRLVDGWVRLALNFGLLYLVFSEASLLFIGVVVVIMLLLLAYFQNATKKMNWKWDLLIENETKRMQLFYRVANLFVDVPGLKEKVTRRKWLDVFLSWTPYAKDKAFDYLYLRTFLRSGDYFGLYLRLLIIGAVLLVTLPVGYATYLVPVLVLYLTGFQLIPMWRHHYNKLWLSIYPVQEKHRILAFTKMITVILISQTIVLAALLVFVATWMEVVVVLVGGIIFAFLYVQGVVKRKIASL, encoded by the coding sequence ATGTTTAATGTCGATCAGCTCTGGCAAGCCAGATTCAGTCAATATTTAAAGGATACGAGAAGATATTTACGCTATATGTTTAATGACCATCTTGTGATCGTGATGATCTTTTTGTTAAGCGGCCTTGCTCTAGCTTATCAAAACTGGTTAGAGGTGGTACCGCCAGATTTTCCGTATGCGTTGCTAATGGGAATAATTTTAGCCCTTCTAATGACAAGAGGAAGCATACATACTTTTCTTAAGGACCCGGACCTTGTCTTTCTGCTTCCACTTGAAGAGAAGTTAAAACCATATATTAAAAAATCATTCCTTTATTCCATCGTATTGGAGAGTTATTTTCTTTTACTCGTATTTGGCGTTTCCGTGCCACTTTTCTTTACCTTGACAGATGCAACGCTCCAAACGTTGATATCCGTCCTTCTCTTATTGCTGGGAATGAAATCCTGGAACCTATGGATGACATGGCTCATCAATTTTTATACGGATAAAAAGGTAAGGCTTGTGGATGGGTGGGTCAGGCTTGCATTGAATTTCGGCCTGCTTTATCTCGTGTTTTCCGAAGCGAGTCTGCTGTTTATCGGTGTAGTTGTAGTTATTATGCTGCTTTTGCTTGCCTATTTCCAAAATGCGACCAAGAAAATGAACTGGAAATGGGACTTATTAATAGAAAACGAAACCAAACGGATGCAGTTATTTTACCGGGTAGCCAATCTTTTCGTTGATGTACCAGGACTTAAAGAAAAAGTAACAAGAAGAAAATGGTTGGATGTTTTCCTTTCCTGGACTCCTTATGCGAAAGACAAAGCGTTTGATTATCTATACCTGCGCACATTTTTGCGTTCGGGCGATTATTTTGGGCTTTATCTGCGGTTATTGATTATTGGAGCGGTTTTGCTTGTAACACTTCCAGTCGGGTATGCGACATATCTAGTGCCTGTATTGGTGCTGTATTTGACAGGGTTTCAGCTTATCCCGATGTGGCGGCACCACTACAATAAACTCTGGTTGTCGATATATCCTGTTCAAGAAAAGCACCGTATCCTTGCTTTTACGAAAATGATTACGGTTATCCTAATTTCACAAACCATTGTCCTTGCTGCTTTATTAGTTTTTGTAGCGACTTGGATGGAAGTAGTGGTTGTGTTGGTTGGCGGGATCATTTTTGCCTTCTTATATGTACAAGGTGTGGTAAAACGCAAAATTGCTTCGCTATAA
- a CDS encoding YtxH domain-containing protein, with amino-acid sequence MNGKSFIYGVLIGGTIAGVSALLTTAESGASRRAKIKSTAQSIQLTIEDLKQEAIHIKDQVTQAMEEGKATVGNIAEEIKDSVDLWQNSIKPHQESIQQNIANLQEELENLEKKLAKNTAE; translated from the coding sequence ATGAATGGGAAATCATTCATTTACGGAGTTTTAATAGGCGGAACAATTGCCGGTGTCTCCGCACTGCTTACAACTGCAGAATCTGGAGCATCCAGAAGAGCGAAAATAAAGTCAACGGCTCAATCTATTCAGCTGACGATTGAAGATTTGAAACAAGAGGCTATTCATATTAAGGATCAAGTAACACAAGCTATGGAAGAGGGAAAAGCAACAGTCGGAAATATTGCAGAAGAGATTAAGGATTCAGTGGATCTTTGGCAAAATTCGATCAAACCTCATCAAGAATCCATTCAACAAAACATTGCAAACCTACAGGAAGAATTAGAAAATCTAGAAAAAAAGTTAGCAAAAAACACCGCTGAATAA
- a CDS encoding YhaI family protein, with product MELLLKQMDRSKYPWDYLIMRGKLSRRDVEALYHLCEELSKEMEKQKAEGFVTFSPLLIQFRQALPPDLPLEETIAALRTQGHYVPLMDAFQKLIKKK from the coding sequence ATGGAACTATTATTAAAACAAATGGACCGTTCAAAATATCCTTGGGATTACTTGATCATGAGAGGTAAATTGAGCAGGAGAGATGTTGAGGCACTATATCATTTATGTGAAGAGTTGAGCAAGGAGATGGAAAAACAAAAAGCGGAAGGATTTGTTACATTCTCTCCGCTTCTTATACAGTTCAGACAAGCACTACCTCCAGACCTTCCTTTGGAGGAGACAATTGCCGCCTTACGGACACAAGGGCATTATGTCCCGTTGATGGATGCATTCCAAAAGCTTATCAAGAAGAAGTAA
- a CDS encoding DUF3267 domain-containing protein: MNCWKSIDISRQYGLHRITLISFIITLLSFIVFFLSFSLMYHDTAVSSANFGWFILGLLGMFTMHKLCHVLPLIATKNQVKLKWKLKCYMPYMKIKTKKPFTKIQSYAVLLAPFAIITTACILLAHIFPSYYHYFSMLAAVNLGLCMPDFLYIKLIQRAPSKCQIEELENGYDILIVNEKEIAS, from the coding sequence ATGAACTGTTGGAAATCCATTGATATTTCGAGACAATATGGACTCCATCGCATAACACTTATTTCGTTTATCATCACTTTACTTTCGTTTATTGTATTCTTTCTGTCTTTTAGCCTTATGTACCATGACACAGCTGTCTCATCTGCCAATTTCGGATGGTTCATCCTTGGCCTTCTGGGAATGTTCACTATGCACAAACTATGTCATGTTCTTCCGCTAATCGCCACAAAAAACCAAGTAAAACTTAAATGGAAACTTAAGTGCTATATGCCTTATATGAAAATAAAAACAAAGAAGCCTTTTACAAAAATCCAATCTTATGCTGTTTTACTGGCTCCTTTTGCCATTATTACTACAGCATGCATCTTACTTGCACATATTTTCCCAAGCTACTATCATTACTTTTCCATGCTTGCGGCGGTAAATCTTGGTCTATGCATGCCAGATTTCCTATATATTAAACTTATCCAACGTGCTCCAAGCAAATGCCAAATTGAAGAATTGGAAAACGGTTATGATATCTTAATAGTTAATGAGAAAGAAATAGCGTCCTAG
- a CDS encoding ABC transporter ATP-binding protein: MSLLEISGLTGGYTNQAVLKDVSFGVKAGELVGLIGLNGAGKSTTIKHVIGTMEPKKGSIKINGISIQEDTTKYRSTFTFIPETPILYDELTLYEHLELTAMAYGLSKETFEERLHPLLKEFRMEKRLKWFPAHFSKGMKQKVMILAAFLIEPKLYIVDEPFVGLDPLAIHSLLEMMDKVKKSGAGILMSTHILATAERYCDSFVILHEGEVRAKGTLEELRMQFKMPMASLDDLYIQLTKEESNV, translated from the coding sequence GTGAGTTTATTGGAGATTAGTGGATTGACTGGCGGTTATACGAATCAGGCTGTGTTGAAGGATGTCTCATTTGGTGTCAAGGCTGGCGAGTTGGTGGGGTTGATTGGCCTTAATGGTGCCGGTAAAAGTACGACAATCAAACATGTAATCGGAACGATGGAGCCGAAGAAAGGATCCATCAAGATTAATGGAATTTCCATTCAAGAGGATACGACAAAGTATCGTTCGACTTTTACATTTATTCCTGAAACACCGATTCTATATGATGAATTGACGTTGTATGAACACCTAGAACTAACTGCGATGGCGTATGGGTTATCAAAAGAAACTTTTGAAGAACGATTGCACCCGCTACTAAAAGAGTTCCGTATGGAAAAGCGTCTTAAATGGTTTCCTGCCCATTTTTCAAAAGGTATGAAACAGAAGGTCATGATCTTAGCTGCTTTTCTGATCGAACCGAAGCTCTATATCGTCGATGAACCTTTTGTCGGTTTAGATCCGCTTGCCATTCATTCTTTGCTTGAAATGATGGATAAAGTGAAAAAGAGTGGAGCAGGCATCCTTATGTCCACGCATATCCTTGCGACAGCGGAAAGATACTGCGATTCATTCGTTATCTTGCATGAAGGGGAAGTGCGGGCAAAAGGAACGTTGGAAGAACTTAGGATGCAGTTCAAGATGCCGATGGCTTCGCTTGATGACCTCTATATTCAACTGACAAAGGAAGAGAGCAATGTTTAA
- a CDS encoding EcsC family protein gives MYEEKVMDETRRWKMQVAKKSTMFQRFSKGAQNKVNAVIPEKVHTIITESIKKMVQGTLVGSNMTTKMNEGHVVMTLEEKEKWIEEKLNVYKKTAAVEGAGTGAGGILLGLADFPLLLSIKMKFLFEVAAIYGFNTKNYEERVFVLYIFQLAFSSDSRRKEVLRYIENWEEHKEEAKELDWKAFQQEYRDHIDLIKMLQMIPGFGAVVGAYANYNFLDQLGTTAKNCYRLRMFKEKGINI, from the coding sequence TTGTATGAAGAAAAGGTAATGGATGAAACTAGAAGGTGGAAGATGCAGGTTGCGAAGAAATCCACAATGTTTCAGCGATTTTCTAAGGGTGCCCAAAATAAGGTGAATGCCGTCATACCAGAGAAAGTCCATACCATCATTACAGAGAGCATTAAAAAGATGGTTCAAGGGACACTTGTTGGGAGTAATATGACAACAAAGATGAACGAAGGACATGTTGTCATGACATTAGAAGAAAAGGAAAAATGGATAGAAGAGAAACTAAATGTATATAAAAAGACAGCCGCAGTGGAGGGGGCTGGGACAGGTGCTGGAGGAATCCTCCTTGGTCTTGCGGATTTTCCTTTGCTCTTGTCGATTAAAATGAAATTTCTTTTTGAAGTGGCTGCCATCTACGGTTTTAATACGAAGAATTATGAAGAGAGAGTTTTTGTTTTATACATTTTTCAGTTGGCCTTCTCAAGTGATTCGAGGCGAAAAGAAGTGTTGAGGTATATAGAAAATTGGGAAGAGCACAAAGAGGAAGCGAAGGAACTTGATTGGAAGGCATTTCAACAAGAATACAGAGACCACATCGATTTAATCAAAATGCTGCAAATGATTCCTGGGTTTGGAGCGGTAGTTGGGGCATATGCAAACTACAACTTTCTGGATCAGTTGGGGACGACTGCGAAAAACTGCTATCGGTTAAGAATGTTTAAAGAAAAAGGCATCAACATATGA
- a CDS encoding YjcZ family sporulation protein: protein MSGGHSGGGFALIVVLFILLVIVGAAWLY, encoded by the coding sequence ATGTCAGGTGGACATTCCGGCGGCGGATTTGCGTTAATCGTAGTATTATTTATCCTGTTAGTAATCGTAGGTGCAGCTTGGTTATACTAA